In Pseudomonas fluorescens NCIMB 11764, a single window of DNA contains:
- a CDS encoding phage tail tube protein, producing MGQKVAGTAYVKVDGAQLTITGGAEAPLMEVKRETVYPGFYKEEELAPYLKMTTIFEQGFPTKALSNGRDMTVTCEFNNGRVYVLSGAYLVDEPSFKGDDGTVELEFNGIKGSWQ from the coding sequence ATGGGTCAAAAAGTAGCGGGTACCGCCTATGTGAAAGTAGACGGTGCGCAACTGACCATCACCGGCGGCGCCGAAGCGCCACTGATGGAAGTCAAGCGGGAGACGGTTTACCCAGGCTTCTATAAGGAAGAAGAGCTGGCGCCATACCTGAAGATGACCACCATCTTCGAGCAGGGGTTTCCGACCAAGGCTCTTTCCAATGGCCGCGACATGACTGTCACCTGTGAATTCAACAATGGCCGGGTTTACGTGCTGTCCGGCGCTTATCTGGTGGACGAGCCATCCTTCAAGGGCGATGACGGCACGGTCGAGCTGGAATTCAACGGCATCAAAGGGAGCTGGCAATGA
- a CDS encoding phage tail assembly protein: MSDSVKLQVPIEAHGEPLTALNLRRPTVQEVRAIKALPYKVDKNEEVSLDMDVAAKYIAVCAGIPPSSVNQLDLADLNVLSWQVASFFMSAASAPSSN, encoded by the coding sequence ATGAGTGATTCCGTGAAGTTGCAGGTCCCGATCGAGGCGCACGGCGAGCCACTGACTGCGCTGAATCTGCGCCGTCCAACGGTGCAGGAGGTCCGCGCAATCAAGGCGCTGCCGTACAAGGTCGACAAAAACGAAGAGGTCAGTCTCGACATGGATGTGGCCGCCAAATACATCGCGGTTTGCGCCGGGATCCCTCCGTCGTCCGTCAACCAGCTGGACCTGGCCGACCTCAATGTCCTGAGTTGGCAGGTGGCCAGTTTTTTCATGAGCGCGGCATCGGCACCGTCGAGCAACTGA